The Phoenix dactylifera cultivar Barhee BC4 chromosome 9, palm_55x_up_171113_PBpolish2nd_filt_p, whole genome shotgun sequence genome window below encodes:
- the LOC103695558 gene encoding HVA22-like protein e isoform X1, producing MGRLWTLLCHLHSFAGPTIMLLYPLYASVRAIENPSKLDDEQWLAYWILYSFLTLMEMAAEPILYWIPMWYEIKVVSVAWLVLPQFRGASFMYERFIREQLRKYGAKIGANGVHSSKKGEELHRGR from the exons ATGGGCAGGCTTTGGACTTTACTCTGCCATCTCCACTCTTTTGCAGG GCCAACCATCATGCTCTTGTATCCCTT gtacGCATCGGTTCGAGCAATTGAGAACCCATCGAAGCTCGATGACGAGCAATGGTTGGCTTATTGGATTTTGTACTCCTTCCTAACTCTCATGGAGATGGCGGCTGAGCCCATATTATATTG GATTCCTATGTGGTATGAAATAAAGGTGGTCTCTGTAGCATGGCTGGTACTGCCACAGTTCAGGGGTGCCTCATTCATGTATGAACGGTTTATTAGAGAGCAACTCAGGAAGTATGGGGCCAAAATAGGTGCAAATGGGGTCCACTCCTCTAAGAAG GGAGAGGAGTTGCACCGAGGAAGATAG
- the LOC103695558 gene encoding protein HVA22-like isoform X2, translated as MGRLWTLLCHLHSFAGYASVRAIENPSKLDDEQWLAYWILYSFLTLMEMAAEPILYWIPMWYEIKVVSVAWLVLPQFRGASFMYERFIREQLRKYGAKIGANGVHSSKKGEELHRGR; from the exons ATGGGCAGGCTTTGGACTTTACTCTGCCATCTCCACTCTTTTGCAGG gtacGCATCGGTTCGAGCAATTGAGAACCCATCGAAGCTCGATGACGAGCAATGGTTGGCTTATTGGATTTTGTACTCCTTCCTAACTCTCATGGAGATGGCGGCTGAGCCCATATTATATTG GATTCCTATGTGGTATGAAATAAAGGTGGTCTCTGTAGCATGGCTGGTACTGCCACAGTTCAGGGGTGCCTCATTCATGTATGAACGGTTTATTAGAGAGCAACTCAGGAAGTATGGGGCCAAAATAGGTGCAAATGGGGTCCACTCCTCTAAGAAG GGAGAGGAGTTGCACCGAGGAAGATAG